The Microplitis mediator isolate UGA2020A chromosome 10, iyMicMedi2.1, whole genome shotgun sequence genomic sequence ttgaaaaataatttttttagaaaaaaataattttgcaaaaaaaaatatgtttgagaaaaagtttatgataaaaactttttggcgatttaaaaacatttatttactcaatcattaagttttgaaaaaaaattaaaaatccatttcCTGCCTACATTTAACTCAATTACagtaacttcaaaattttagttccattaactagatttataaatcagcagttataataaaaacaatttttatttacatacactaaaaaaattaagttatagttaattttaaaattcatatactatcaactaaatttttttagttgctttaattaattttttttagtttgagcAACTACTGAATACTTAGCCATACTAACGCATTAGTaccaaaaactaatttttaatagttgaagtctttttagttaaaatgaCTATCGACTTTTCTCTCACTATATTAGTGATGtactataaacaatttttgaatgcTCTTGCCATCCACGATATTTTCGCGCAATAACATCACGTGTTTTGTCGATATACATTTCTGAGAAAGTATAGAGCTCAGtaaccaaaaaaatgtatcttatatactatttatttacataaataattaacaggtACTTCTAAAAAAGTTAGATCAATTATCCTACCATTGTCTGTTAATcaacatacaaaaaaaaaaacatttataactACCACAAAACAGGAAAACTATCATTAGAGGGATTGGGATTATTGAATAcgaaattaattaagttttacatttttattttattatctaaataatATAACAACTTTAAATAGTCAACTTTTAGCTTGTAAGTTATATTTCTAATATTTccttccctgattaaaaaaaatgattaaaaatgatttcacacgttaaacgtccataagagacaggattagaaatgatttgaaggattaaaaagtatttaaaatgattaaaaaacaaatcattttaaatactttttaatcatttttttaaatcagggtTTCTATATTTTAGATATATTTGTTTGGGTATATTCTATATACATAGAATTTACCAAATGTGTAAATTTGTAATCTAAAgttacaaattaaatatatttaaaaaactaatttagaTAATTAAGCAAGTACTCATTAtataagtaagaaaaaaattatgactgaatgtaactgacaagtgccaattttttaaattttgaaataaataaataaaatgttagtattaggataaaaatttaaaaaatgcgtatttatataaatgaaaaatcagtacacgcacttttttaagtttcattattttaattaattattttatttatttataatttataaatcgtCTCATgtctgttacattcacactcataaaaaattttcaaatcgtcCATGTTAAttgtaaagtaaaataaaataatagatattgatgatggaattttaactgaattaaaatttcaggAGTAAAATAATATGCAAACATGTCAGGATATGATCCATCGGGTTATAGTCTAATTTCTGCAATTCGCCTGGGTGAAATCGAACGAGtaagagaaataataaattccgtTGGCTTGTCTAATCCACCATCATGGCCTTATTGGTATATTTTACTTCGAGAtactataaagaaaaataaagttgaaatcgctaaattattactatcaaaaGATATAATAGTAAACCATAAATGTCCTAAACAATTGTGGTCATTTCCACCACTACATTTTGCAATTGAAAATGGGAATGAAGAACTAGTTGAATTACTTCTTGAAAAAGGGGCAAATATTAATGCTGAAAATAGATTTGGTGATACTCCACTTCATACAGCAGTTAAACATGGCAAAAGTAAAATATCAGAAATGCTTTTAGAAAGAAAAGCTCCTATTAATGTTAGAAATAACAGTTATTTAACTCCACTTCATATTGCATCAGCAAAAGGACATTTAAATATTGTCGAACAACTTTTGAGTCGAGGAGCTGACGTAAATATTACTGGAATGAATTGCGAAACTCCTATTCATCTAGCCATTGACAATGGACACACTGCTATTGTAAAACAGCTATTAAACCATTCAGCTGATGTAAATGCTGTATATACTTACATTACAGATCCTGATTTAGAAATATTTACAAGCGGTTTTACACCTTTGCACCTAGCATGTGAACAAGGCAATGAAGATATCGTTAAAATGCTTTTGAATAAAGGTGCTAAGATTAACATTAAAGATGCCGATCATTCTTTACCTATTTTTTATGCTACTCAATCAGGGCATATAAACTTGATTAAAGCTATACTAGAGCATCAAATTTTTACTGACTATGCATCGAGTGTTGAAAATATGTTACGCGATGCTGTTAAAAATGGAGACTTGATTACAGTTCATTATACTTTAAAACATTACACAGAGTTTCGTAAGCTTGTAAATcctaaaactaattattttaattttttgaacaataaTCCGCCTGATTTGGTTGATGAATCAGGTCAATCTTTGCTTCACCTTTCCGCACAATTtggtaattttgaaattacggaagctttattaaattttggtgCAGATATTGACATTAAAGATAAAATTGGGAGGACTCCACTTCACATTGCTTGCCAAGAAAGATTTGGTCCTGTTATTGGAATATTATTACGTTATGGCCCAGATTTGAATATAAGGTGCGATGAAGGATATTTACCACAAGATTATTTATTCAGTTCGAAACTTTACAGTCAACGATTCAATCGTCATATTAATTATGACAATGATCCTGATTGTCTAGTTGGAAACCCTAAAgatcttattaaattatttattgaacatgtaattaaattaaaaactgctAAAATGTTTGTAAGTGACGTAAATTTACAATTGATTAAAAACAATTCCAGGTTTAAAAAAGtcgaaaatgaatttaatattgagagcgaaaaattaaaagtaaaaaaaattagtcaaaatttatatttttatgatattttatataaaaatattgatgaatTAACAtcttatacaaaaaataaaacggtAATCAAAGTTTTAGAATCACgtaaatatacaattatatttcCACACTATGggtttattataaaaagtaaattcaaaCAAAGTCtgcaaagaaaattattactaGATGAAAGTATTAAATccgtttcaaatattttttcaaaattacctATTGtttgtatcgaaaaaattctgATGTATTTGAGTAATTATGATTTACAAGTTTTAATAGAtggtgattaaaaataattcataatatttgtaatttattcatatatttatataaaattatgagtGTAAATCTAGCAgacacaagaaaatttttaaattacatataaaaaaattaaacaatcaaattgataaaataaaaaaaatgcatgtactgattgtcgaattttctaaaagtccattctttaatttttcttgttgaaaaaattatattttattgttttaaatgtAATCAGATGGTcgcgtaataaatttataaaactattttttttaagacaccATAAAACAAACAGATGTATATGTCAACCCCATCtattaattcattatgaaCTAAAGAcgtcaattacaaaaaaaaaattaaaaaatggcagTAAATATGTGATCCATACTTaattatgtaataattaaCACTAAATTTCTatgtaattgaataattagctcattaattgatataattaagtaaagttgatataaaatatttaaatatttgtatgaCGTCATTGGCTatggataaatttaataataataataattacattattgTTTCGGCTTTACGGAAAGGTAATTTGAAGAAAGTCGAAGAACTCATTAATTCTATTGATTTTTCTAATCCATCATTATCGTTATCTGGATATTTTTTACTCTGTCATGCCATCAACAGTCAACATGAagtcatcataaaattattgataaacaaAAACGTTATGGTTAATTGTAGttgcaattataaaaaacttcaCAACACTCCTCTTCATTTAGCTGTTTTATATGATGACTACGATTTAATCGAAACTCTTTTGgctaaaaaagtaaatattgatATCAAGAATCAATATGGCAAAACACCCCTCGAATTAGCTATTATGAAAAGAAACATGGAAATAATCGAATTAATTCTTAGTAATACCATCGAGGTAAACATAAGTAATAATGATTACACCATGTTACTATATTATACTATAAATGGAGGATTCATAAAAATAGCcatacaacttttatttaaatgttttaataatGTAATTGAGAAAGTATCCGGTTACAACGATCCATTGTACTCAGCAATCGATAAAAGATATTACCAAATTGTACAGATTCTTGTCGATCGAGGAGTAGACATTaattcaacttattcgtcAAGTTGGTTAATCAGTCATCAAACGCCATTACACCATGCTTGTAAAAATGGCGATTATATGATggttcaattattattaaataaaggtGCTGATGTCGATATAAAagatgaatttaataaaactccTCTTCATGTCGCAGTTCAAGAAGGACATGTGCAGACCGTCGTTACTCTTCTGAAACATGGAGCGGatattaattcttttttttacacaattgatgataattattacaCGGCATTGCTTTTAGCTTGTGAAAGGGGTAATGAAGAAATAGTAAAGTTACTGTTAAATAGAGGGGCGGATGttaatgttgaaaataaatttggttTAACTGCATTTTCTCTCGCTGTAAGAAATGGGCACAGTAATAttgctaaaattttattagatttcgagaatactatttttaagattaatgatattaaatttttattaaataaaactgataaatgtaaaattaaataaattaaatgtttttatctataacatataataaaatataatttcaataaaacagttatcaatattttaagaaactctgattcattaaaattttttaattaaagagaaaaattgaaaaagggaaaaaaattcccataaatatttcattagaTTTTTTGAGGATAAGTTATGAGTTTTTATAAAGATAAGCTACTTAgtgtaactttta encodes the following:
- the LOC130675528 gene encoding putative ankyrin repeat protein RF_0381; amino-acid sequence: MSGYDPSGYSLISAIRLGEIERVREIINSVGLSNPPSWPYWYILLRDTIKKNKVEIAKLLLSKDIIVNHKCPKQLWSFPPLHFAIENGNEELVELLLEKGANINAENRFGDTPLHTAVKHGKSKISEMLLERKAPINVRNNSYLTPLHIASAKGHLNIVEQLLSRGADVNITGMNCETPIHLAIDNGHTAIVKQLLNHSADVNAVYTYITDPDLEIFTSGFTPLHLACEQGNEDIVKMLLNKGAKINIKDADHSLPIFYATQSGHINLIKAILEHQIFTDYASSVENMLRDAVKNGDLITVHYTLKHYTEFRKLVNPKTNYFNFLNNNPPDLVDESGQSLLHLSAQFGNFEITEALLNFGADIDIKDKIGRTPLHIACQERFGPVIGILLRYGPDLNIRCDEGYLPQDYLFSSKLYSQRFNRHINYDNDPDCLVGNPKDLIKLFIEHVIKLKTAKMFVSDVNLQLIKNNSRFKKVENEFNIESEKLKVKKISQNLYFYDILYKNIDELTSYTKNKTVIKVLESRKYTIIFPHYGFIIKSKFKQSLQRKLLLDESIKSVSNIFSKLPIVCIEKILMYLSNYDLQVLIDGD
- the LOC130675529 gene encoding ankyrin-1-like; this encodes MTSLAMDKFNNNNNYIIVSALRKGNLKKVEELINSIDFSNPSLSLSGYFLLCHAINSQHEVIIKLLINKNVMVNCSCNYKKLHNTPLHLAVLYDDYDLIETLLAKKVNIDIKNQYGKTPLELAIMKRNMEIIELILSNTIEVNISNNDYTMLLYYTINGGFIKIAIQLLFKCFNNVIEKVSGYNDPLYSAIDKRYYQIVQILVDRGVDINSTYSSSWLISHQTPLHHACKNGDYMMVQLLLNKGADVDIKDEFNKTPLHVAVQEGHVQTVVTLLKHGADINSFFYTIDDNYYTALLLACERGNEEIVKLLLNRGADVNVENKFGLTAFSLAVRNGHSNIAKILLDFENTIFKINDIKFLLNKTDKCKIK